From a region of the Synechococcus sp. PCC 7502 genome:
- a CDS encoding transglycosylase SLT domain-containing protein, translated as MKQIIRWSVLATSAALVVGGWSIYNSFNSPEVTKTNISEAATITPESPTFNLASGLPVSQRLLELERRSQASELSLDRSRSRYVLANIYLANRRPQVALALLNGLDQEYPILAEYISWKRSQALAMINPSQAKDSWNQILSTYPQGFAAAEALNALGRSSEVLAKFPSHPRSRSILKTELAKNPNRFELLTQMAVYFNDDPAIVPIFNRLITTYKSRLNPSQWSAIAKGYFERREYGKANLAYAGAEVDPDNLYLWGRSLQRANRPNDAKSIYSRLVQQFPTHPLAPRAVLRMIDIASAKNELPEVNRLSDRLVTIYPDTAAEGLLKKVNLLEKLGNNQATTTRNLILARYPQSNEAGILAWRSAQQLAKNRNYQGAIALSQKIITNNPQSEIAAEAGYWGGKWAKSLGDQSKANRLFQAVISKQPDSYFAWRSAVQLGWQVGDFTTLRNVSLPLNQPQFRQTLPAGSAVLQELYILGQDQDASDRWQFETRGKSLKTAKAIFTDGVLRVGVNDNLRGLRQIESMYWLDVTAQEKAEIKQILQQPTFRQSLYPLPYWEQITQWSSSNNLPVALVVGLIRQESRFESQIVSSSGAIGLMQIMPDTGAWISSKKKSPNYSLNNPAQNVEFGTWYLDYTHRKFGDNTMLAVASYNAGPGRVQQWVNAWGAIDPDEFVQRIPYDETKGYVERVLGNYWNYLRLYSPQIQQQITQTSAS; from the coding sequence ATGAAGCAAATCATCCGATGGTCAGTTCTAGCTACAAGTGCAGCCTTAGTAGTTGGGGGTTGGTCAATTTATAATTCCTTCAATTCCCCTGAGGTAACTAAAACTAACATTTCTGAGGCTGCCACCATTACCCCAGAATCTCCAACTTTTAATCTAGCTTCGGGTTTGCCTGTATCTCAACGGCTTTTAGAATTGGAACGGCGATCACAGGCCTCGGAGTTAAGCCTTGATCGTAGTCGGAGTCGCTATGTCTTAGCAAATATTTACTTAGCTAATCGCCGCCCACAAGTAGCTTTGGCTTTACTTAACGGGTTGGATCAGGAATACCCAATTTTAGCTGAGTATATTAGTTGGAAGCGATCGCAAGCTTTGGCAATGATTAACCCTAGTCAGGCAAAGGATAGCTGGAACCAAATTTTAAGTACCTATCCCCAAGGGTTTGCTGCGGCTGAAGCTTTAAATGCTTTAGGGCGTTCATCGGAGGTATTGGCAAAATTTCCCTCCCATCCCCGATCGCGATCGATCTTAAAAACAGAATTAGCTAAAAATCCCAATCGCTTTGAACTGCTGACCCAAATGGCGGTCTATTTCAATGATGATCCAGCTATTGTCCCCATCTTTAATCGGTTAATTACTACTTACAAAAGTAGGCTTAATCCTAGTCAGTGGTCGGCGATCGCTAAGGGCTATTTTGAACGCAGGGAATATGGTAAAGCCAATTTAGCCTATGCGGGGGCAGAGGTTGATCCCGATAATTTATACCTGTGGGGTCGGAGTTTACAACGTGCCAATCGCCCCAATGATGCCAAGTCTATTTATAGTCGGTTAGTTCAGCAATTTCCCACCCATCCCCTTGCGCCTAGGGCAGTATTACGGATGATTGACATTGCCAGTGCTAAAAATGAATTACCTGAAGTGAATAGACTGAGCGATCGCCTTGTTACCATTTACCCCGATACGGCGGCAGAGGGATTACTCAAAAAAGTTAACCTTTTAGAAAAACTAGGGAACAATCAAGCCACAACTACCCGTAACCTAATTCTGGCTCGTTATCCCCAGAGTAATGAGGCTGGTATCCTAGCTTGGCGATCTGCTCAACAACTGGCTAAAAATCGAAATTACCAAGGGGCGATCGCTCTAAGTCAAAAGATTATTACGAATAATCCGCAGTCGGAAATTGCTGCAGAAGCTGGTTATTGGGGAGGCAAATGGGCAAAGTCCCTAGGGGATCAAAGTAAGGCAAATCGCTTATTTCAGGCAGTCATTAGTAAGCAGCCCGATTCTTATTTTGCTTGGCGATCGGCAGTACAGTTAGGTTGGCAGGTGGGCGACTTTACCACTCTCCGCAATGTGAGCTTGCCCCTTAATCAGCCCCAATTTCGTCAGACACTTCCAGCAGGATCAGCAGTTTTACAAGAGCTATACATATTAGGGCAGGATCAAGACGCTAGCGATCGCTGGCAATTTGAAACTAGGGGGAAATCACTGAAGACCGCCAAAGCCATTTTTACAGATGGCGTATTACGTGTGGGGGTAAATGATAATTTACGGGGACTGCGGCAAATTGAAAGTATGTATTGGCTAGATGTTACTGCCCAAGAAAAAGCGGAAATCAAGCAAATTCTGCAACAACCAACGTTTAGGCAAAGCCTCTATCCCTTACCCTACTGGGAGCAAATTACGCAGTGGTCAAGTTCTAATAATCTGCCAGTCGCTTTGGTCGTTGGTTTAATCCGTCAAGAATCTAGATTTGAATCTCAAATTGTCTCAAGTTCGGGAGCAATTGGGTTAATGCAAATCATGCCTGATACAGGCGCATGGATCAGTAGTAAAAAGAAATCACCTAATTATTCTTTAAATAATCCCGCCCAAAATGTGGAATTCGGCACATGGTATTTAGACTACACCCATCGTAAATTTGGTGATAACACTATGCTTGCTGTAGCCAGTTATAATGCTGGTCCAGGTAGGGTGCAACAATGGGTTAATGCTTGGGGAGCGATCGATCCCGATGAATTTGTGCAACGGATTCCCTACGATGAAACCAAAGGCTATGTTGAGCGCGTGTTGGGAAATTACTGGAATTATTTACGTTTATATTCGCCGCAGATCCAACAACAGATTACCCAAACTAGCGCCTCTTAG
- a CDS encoding aspartate aminotransferase family protein translates to MTATLLQSLETPIVDSASDFDRYVMDTYARFPIALERGEGCKVWDTNGKEYLDFVAGIATCTLGHAHPAMIKAVTEQMQKLHHVSNLYYLAPQGDLAKWLVQNSCADKAFFCNSGAEANEGAIKLARKYAHTKLGIEDPVILTANASFHGRTLATITATGQPKYQKNFAPLVPGFDYIDYNDIAALEAAVTKYKGRLCAIMLEALQGEGGVRPGDRAYFQRIREICDEHKILLILDEVQVGMGRSGKLWGYENLGIQPDVFTTAKGLGGGIPIGAMLCKSSCDVFVPGDHASTFGGNPFACHVALTVCQTIVDDNLIANARERGQQLKSGLEAIAQKYPDKIETVRGWGLIVGLVIKESASLTSRDIVQGAIERGLLLVPAGLKVARFVPPLIVSAEEIDQAIAVIDQVLDSF, encoded by the coding sequence ATGACTGCCACCTTGTTACAATCTCTTGAAACCCCGATCGTAGATTCCGCTTCCGATTTTGATCGCTATGTTATGGATACCTACGCTCGTTTTCCGATCGCCCTGGAGCGTGGAGAGGGTTGTAAGGTTTGGGATACTAACGGCAAAGAATATCTAGACTTTGTAGCGGGAATTGCCACCTGTACCCTAGGGCATGCCCATCCAGCCATGATCAAAGCCGTAACCGAGCAGATGCAAAAATTGCATCACGTTTCTAATCTTTACTACCTAGCACCTCAAGGTGATTTAGCTAAATGGTTAGTCCAAAATTCCTGTGCGGATAAAGCCTTTTTCTGTAATTCTGGTGCAGAGGCAAACGAAGGCGCAATTAAACTTGCCCGTAAATATGCCCATACCAAGTTGGGTATTGAAGACCCTGTAATTTTAACCGCTAATGCTAGTTTCCACGGACGTACCCTTGCTACAATTACCGCTACTGGACAACCTAAGTACCAAAAGAATTTTGCGCCCTTAGTTCCAGGGTTTGATTATATTGACTATAACGATATTGCCGCCCTTGAAGCAGCAGTCACCAAGTATAAAGGCAGACTATGTGCAATTATGCTGGAGGCATTACAAGGAGAAGGTGGAGTTCGTCCGGGCGATCGCGCCTATTTCCAAAGAATTAGAGAAATCTGCGATGAACATAAAATCCTACTAATCCTCGATGAAGTCCAAGTGGGCATGGGACGCAGTGGCAAGCTCTGGGGCTACGAAAATTTAGGCATTCAACCCGATGTATTTACAACAGCTAAGGGTTTAGGTGGTGGGATTCCCATTGGGGCGATGCTTTGCAAGTCTAGTTGTGACGTGTTTGTTCCTGGCGATCACGCTAGTACCTTTGGTGGTAATCCCTTTGCCTGTCATGTGGCTTTAACTGTATGTCAAACCATTGTGGATGATAATTTGATTGCCAATGCCCGTGAGCGTGGTCAACAGCTAAAATCTGGCTTAGAAGCGATCGCTCAAAAATATCCCGATAAAATTGAAACCGTAAGAGGTTGGGGCTTAATTGTTGGTTTGGTAATTAAAGAATCTGCCAGCTTAACTTCCCGCGATATTGTCCAAGGTGCCATTGAGCGTGGCTTACTACTAGTGCCTGCTGGGTTAAAAGTCGCAAGATTCGTTCCGCCATTAATTGTTAGTGCTGAGGAAATTGATCAGGCGATCGCTGTGATCGATCAGGTTCTAGATTCTTTTTAA
- a CDS encoding STAS domain-containing protein, with translation MALQIHTASADPQTVCLTLNGELDTITSPDLDKAVQSHLACPEVKILILDLQKLSYVSSAGLRIFAKTRKAVKSRGGKLFFTNLSPQVKKVFDIVKAVPLSEVFVNTQELDAYLAVMQSQAEDEEV, from the coding sequence ATGGCATTACAAATTCACACTGCTAGTGCTGATCCCCAGACTGTTTGTCTAACTTTGAATGGAGAACTGGATACTATTACCTCCCCAGACTTAGATAAAGCAGTGCAAAGTCACCTAGCATGTCCAGAAGTTAAAATCCTAATTTTGGATTTACAAAAACTGAGCTACGTCTCTAGTGCAGGGTTACGCATATTTGCTAAAACTCGTAAGGCTGTGAAGTCAAGGGGTGGCAAGTTATTTTTCACAAATCTTTCCCCTCAGGTTAAAAAGGTATTTGATATTGTCAAAGCTGTACCACTGTCCGAAGTATTCGTAAATACCCAAGAGTTAGATGCCTATCTTGCGGTTATGCAATCTCAAGCCGAAGATGAAGAGGTATAG
- a CDS encoding SpoIIE family protein phosphatase produces the protein MTKFTFPSFQFKSITYRLIFGCVVAAIAIYGLSYTSARLIIQSVVEKWMLDIAQSRIDTITKEIEGELKAIEHSTLILSQIKSNNDLRQSLKVLADNQPKVQAIALINTNNINNLGWQYQRQKGYTKLNEQEQLLWQNQCLFNKKEEHKLQPHWTAPHPLLNSQLSGVTYCVPITSGILAMEVNLDWITPLMQKYLTQPDEVNFLKLGETFVISPSNQWIVKPTTQIQNKTQNDLFKQISQQVPSVNWKVGVAFSNSELERFLQHYLWLAIASMSRDMVLMWVVIAMISRLTTRSLRALIDSTEAMAHGDLDTKLPPVTSVDEVGRLTQAFGRMQSSLLTHIQDLQETTAAKQKLESEITLAAEIQRTMLPRPSILGIPNAPYEISALLKPARIVGGDLYDFFLLGSDRLCLIIGDVAGKGFPAALMMACTVTLIRALTKTSSTPAEILHNVNRELCVDNNECQFVTLFCGVLDLHSGRFIYASAGHDAPLLIKNQQVTCLDLDTGSPLGLYEDAIFTQSECLLESNDLILLYTDGITEAMNSKGEIFTDERLIETIKFHLPSNPTRTIRTVQHFCDRFVGEAPQSDDMTLLVLQYLPLHPLLQENIMEWSLSINSELTDIEKLRQNLSQILAAAALTMESIEDAQLIAEEVVVNIIQYGYANSQGGHIDLQLELDAERLTMTFIDGGKPFNPITEIAAPDLNGDDDRRSQGGLGFFLVQQLSEKVNYIHENGKNILTVCQLIAKIP, from the coding sequence ATGACTAAATTTACCTTTCCCTCATTCCAATTTAAAAGTATTACCTATCGTTTAATCTTTGGTTGTGTCGTGGCGGCGATTGCTATTTATGGATTGTCTTACACCAGCGCCCGCTTAATCATTCAAAGTGTTGTGGAAAAGTGGATGCTAGATATTGCCCAGTCACGGATTGATACCATTACCAAAGAAATTGAAGGCGAACTAAAAGCAATTGAACACAGTACCTTAATCCTAAGCCAGATCAAATCAAATAATGACCTTCGTCAATCTCTAAAAGTATTGGCAGATAATCAACCTAAAGTACAGGCGATCGCTCTGATTAATACTAATAATATTAACAACTTAGGATGGCAATACCAACGCCAAAAAGGATATACCAAATTAAACGAGCAAGAGCAGTTATTGTGGCAAAACCAATGTCTTTTTAATAAAAAAGAAGAGCATAAACTACAGCCCCATTGGACAGCCCCCCATCCTTTACTAAATAGTCAGTTATCAGGTGTTACCTATTGCGTTCCCATAACTTCAGGCATTTTGGCTATGGAGGTAAATCTAGATTGGATTACCCCCTTAATGCAAAAGTACTTAACCCAACCTGATGAGGTGAATTTTCTCAAACTCGGTGAAACTTTTGTGATCTCACCCTCCAACCAATGGATCGTTAAGCCGACCACACAGATTCAGAATAAGACTCAGAATGATTTGTTTAAGCAAATATCCCAGCAGGTTCCATCTGTAAACTGGAAAGTGGGTGTAGCTTTTAGTAATAGTGAATTAGAACGTTTCCTTCAGCATTATCTCTGGTTGGCGATCGCCTCCATGTCTAGGGATATGGTATTAATGTGGGTGGTTATTGCTATGATTTCCCGACTTACCACCCGTTCCTTGCGGGCTTTGATTGATAGTACGGAAGCGATGGCACATGGCGATCTTGACACAAAACTGCCCCCAGTTACATCCGTTGATGAAGTCGGCCGACTAACCCAAGCCTTTGGGCGCATGCAGAGTTCTTTACTTACTCATATCCAAGATTTACAAGAAACCACGGCTGCCAAACAAAAACTAGAAAGTGAAATTACCCTCGCGGCAGAGATTCAGCGCACCATGCTACCCCGACCTAGTATCCTGGGTATTCCCAATGCTCCCTACGAAATTTCCGCTTTACTCAAACCCGCCCGCATCGTTGGAGGTGATCTCTATGATTTCTTTTTATTGGGAAGTGATCGCCTATGTTTAATTATTGGTGATGTTGCTGGCAAAGGGTTTCCCGCCGCTCTAATGATGGCATGTACAGTCACTTTGATTAGGGCATTAACCAAAACCTCTAGTACACCTGCGGAAATTTTGCATAACGTCAATCGAGAGCTATGTGTGGATAATAATGAATGCCAATTTGTCACCCTATTTTGTGGTGTTCTCGATCTGCATAGCGGTAGGTTTATTTATGCTAGTGCAGGGCATGATGCGCCGTTATTAATCAAAAATCAACAGGTTACATGCCTAGATTTGGACACAGGTTCTCCCCTTGGGCTATATGAAGATGCAATATTTACACAAAGTGAATGTTTATTAGAGTCTAATGATTTAATTTTGTTATATACCGATGGCATTACCGAAGCAATGAATTCTAAGGGTGAAATTTTTACCGATGAGCGTTTGATCGAGACTATTAAGTTTCATCTTCCCTCTAATCCCACCCGCACCATTCGTACAGTTCAGCATTTCTGCGATCGCTTTGTGGGAGAAGCACCCCAATCCGATGATATGACCCTGTTAGTTTTGCAATATCTGCCCTTACATCCTCTTTTGCAGGAAAATATTATGGAATGGAGTCTTAGTATTAATAGCGAGTTAACAGACATAGAGAAATTAAGACAAAACTTGAGTCAAATTTTAGCAGCCGCAGCATTAACTATGGAATCCATTGAAGATGCTCAATTAATTGCGGAGGAAGTAGTTGTCAATATTATTCAGTATGGATATGCCAACTCCCAAGGCGGACATATTGATCTGCAACTAGAGCTTGATGCCGAACGTTTAACTATGACTTTTATTGATGGCGGCAAACCCTTTAACCCGATTACCGAAATAGCTGCCCCAGATTTAAATGGAGATGACGATAGGCGATCGCAAGGTGGATTAGGATTTTTCTTAGTTCAGCAACTATCGGAAAAAGTGAACTATATCCATGAAAATGGGAAGAACATTCTCACAGTTTGCCAACTTATTGCTAAAATACCCTAG
- the ybeY gene encoding rRNA maturation RNase YbeY: MNPEIAQLDALDSIDIQPWQYWFQVWLNLLTPKVEITSTDYEASLLLTDDRSIQALNRQYRFQDRPTDVLAFAALETDVPALAMNLEPVYLGDIVISVPTAINQALERGHSTNWELVWLAAHGFLHLLGWDHPDAESLASMLAEQDLLLEAIAIAKNH; the protein is encoded by the coding sequence CTGAACCCAGAGATCGCCCAACTAGATGCACTAGACTCCATAGACATTCAGCCTTGGCAATATTGGTTTCAGGTATGGCTAAATCTGCTTACCCCCAAGGTGGAAATTACCTCAACAGACTACGAAGCTTCGTTATTACTTACCGATGATCGGTCAATTCAGGCTTTAAACCGCCAATATCGTTTCCAAGATCGTCCCACAGATGTTTTAGCATTTGCTGCCCTAGAGACTGACGTACCAGCCTTAGCCATGAACTTGGAACCAGTGTATTTGGGGGATATTGTTATCTCTGTCCCTACTGCTATCAATCAAGCATTAGAGCGGGGACATTCAACTAATTGGGAATTAGTGTGGCTAGCCGCCCACGGCTTTTTACATCTTTTAGGTTGGGATCATCCAGATGCTGAAAGCCTTGCTAGTATGCTGGCGGAACAAGATTTATTACTGGAGGCGATCGCCATTGCTAAAAATCACTAA
- a CDS encoding DUF3285 domain-containing protein: protein MNIEPDSPTPVTPAPSYVKLAMRNMVKKRGTSIFHFLLTSVGLIAVLVALAVVFR, encoded by the coding sequence ATGAATATTGAACCAGACTCCCCCACTCCAGTTACTCCGGCACCCAGTTACGTCAAATTGGCAATGCGGAATATGGTCAAAAAGCGTGGCACTTCTATATTTCACTTTCTCTTAACTAGTGTGGGATTAATTGCTGTCCTAGTTGCTTTAGCCGTAGTATTTCGCTAG
- a CDS encoding Uma2 family endonuclease, with protein MTIAIAPPELNLNILHQVWTPASWDSFLAISENPDYDKAKFYYYHGSYFLEMGVGSDHAFDNDFVGFLINLYCMIQKIPVKGFTNCSYRKQGIQECQPDSSYYLGDHYPKGSSVVNLDLVPPPDLVIEIADTSINSDLGIKRLLYEEMGVKEYWVVDVQSLKITAFRILGNLGSDRLSTSQVITGLPLVLLEEALQRSRDSNNAQVGAWFMEQIKT; from the coding sequence ATGACGATTGCGATCGCTCCTCCCGAACTAAATTTAAATATTCTCCACCAAGTCTGGACTCCTGCGTCGTGGGATAGTTTTTTAGCGATTTCAGAAAACCCTGATTACGACAAAGCTAAGTTTTATTACTATCACGGAAGTTACTTTTTAGAAATGGGAGTTGGATCAGATCACGCTTTTGATAACGATTTCGTTGGCTTTTTAATTAATCTCTATTGCATGATCCAAAAGATTCCTGTTAAAGGATTTACCAACTGTAGTTATCGCAAACAAGGAATCCAAGAATGCCAGCCTGATAGTTCCTATTATCTTGGAGATCATTACCCTAAAGGAAGTTCGGTCGTGAATCTCGATCTCGTACCGCCGCCAGATTTGGTAATTGAAATCGCTGACACCTCCATTAATTCAGACTTGGGCATTAAGCGTTTACTCTACGAAGAGATGGGAGTGAAAGAATATTGGGTTGTAGATGTCCAGAGTTTGAAAATCACGGCATTTCGGATTTTGGGTAATTTAGGCAGCGATCGCCTCAGCACATCCCAAGTTATAACTGGATTGCCTTTAGTTCTATTAGAAGAGGCACTGCAACGCAGTCGAGACAGTAATAACGCCCAAGTCGGGGCATGGTTTATGGAGCAGATAAAAACTTGA
- the recF gene encoding DNA replication/repair protein RecF, protein MHINTLYLKQFRNYVDQVVRFTAPKTIILGNNAQGKSNLLEAIQLLSTLRSPRVSRDRDLVKDGEVSAEIKAICQRSLFEVEMVMRLRQEGRRSLILNGVNLSRHLEFLGHVNAVYFSSLDLELVRGSPECRRDWLDNVLIQLEPVYLSFLQQYNQILRQRNALLKGIRQGKLANDPEQLTAWNTQLVTTGTRLMRRRSRLIQRLTPLARTWHNSISGGQEWVDIVYTPKFEFNDADPVESIQAAFLEQLQGKAISEQQQGTSLVGPHRDEVSLRINHTPAKEYGSQGQQRTLVLALKLAELELIESVIGEPPLLLLDDVLAELDLQRQNCLLNAIGDRVQTIITSTHLSVFDGGWLNSAQILQVENGSVKLD, encoded by the coding sequence GTGCATATAAATACACTCTATCTCAAGCAATTTCGTAACTATGTTGACCAAGTTGTGAGGTTTACTGCACCTAAAACGATTATTTTGGGCAATAATGCTCAGGGAAAATCTAACCTTTTAGAAGCGATCCAACTGCTTTCAACTCTGCGATCGCCAAGGGTGAGCCGAGATCGAGATTTAGTTAAAGATGGTGAAGTTAGTGCGGAAATTAAAGCTATTTGCCAGCGATCGCTCTTTGAAGTAGAAATGGTAATGCGCTTACGTCAAGAAGGCAGACGGAGTTTAATTCTCAATGGGGTGAACCTCAGCCGTCATCTGGAATTTTTAGGGCATGTTAACGCTGTATATTTTTCCAGCCTTGATCTAGAATTAGTACGGGGCAGCCCCGAATGCCGTCGAGATTGGCTCGATAATGTGTTAATTCAGCTAGAGCCAGTGTATTTAAGCTTTTTGCAGCAATACAACCAAATTTTACGCCAACGCAATGCCCTACTCAAAGGCATACGCCAAGGCAAATTAGCTAATGATCCCGAACAATTGACAGCATGGAATACCCAACTAGTGACCACGGGGACAAGATTGATGCGGCGGCGCTCGCGGTTAATCCAAAGGCTGACACCACTGGCTCGAACTTGGCACAATAGTATTAGCGGTGGACAGGAATGGGTGGATATTGTTTATACGCCTAAATTTGAATTTAATGATGCCGATCCTGTAGAGTCAATCCAAGCAGCATTTTTAGAGCAACTTCAGGGCAAAGCGATCTCCGAGCAGCAGCAGGGTACAAGTCTAGTTGGACCGCATCGAGACGAGGTGAGTTTGAGGATTAATCACACTCCCGCCAAGGAATATGGCTCCCAAGGACAACAAAGGACATTGGTACTTGCGTTAAAATTAGCGGAGCTAGAACTTATAGAATCCGTGATTGGTGAACCTCCTTTACTGCTTCTAGATGATGTTTTGGCTGAATTAGACCTGCAAAGGCAAAATTGTTTACTGAATGCGATCGGAGATCGAGTCCAAACCATTATTACTAGTACTCACCTCAGTGTCTTTGATGGCGGTTGGCTAAATTCAGCCCAAATTTTGCAGGTAGAAAATGGTAGTGTCAAGCTTGATTAA